The proteins below are encoded in one region of Aquisphaera giovannonii:
- a CDS encoding oligosaccharide flippase family protein, with translation MASPTLRKRTRHVRARPVGPAAPTPVPAVEPRREMAAGRRIASNFAFLSLAELVCRGTSVVVTLSLAQRLGKEGYGRIEFAFNIVFWLVLLIRDSSDVMAARELSRHPRLIKPLVDHVLAIKGLFSLVLFSGLALVGAVSLKDPGDWYVLSLYGLMLFTTASGLDFVYRGTECMGLLAVSLSLRTSIYAIGALAWVKDPSRILWVPIWLAVGEASGIALVWLHYLKTYRMPRPRLGLRFVGLILQRGRTVCLIQLSQAVISTADFLVVGFLSTWSELGLYAAPHRLVTAILTFGLIFQQAAFPTLSRLWRQTACVGRTALDLLVEVQVTVLVPVAVGGTILAEPIVRAFLPSDYDGAGLLLAMGIWRAPLLILAFLYQTALIALNREIAGVRSLVLAAMGIGPLVMVMRLKFGLPGALAAVLLLGLALVAAGFASLAREGRQPAWHHHLARPVAASLAMIPACLLLRGQHIALAVFGGALAYCAVWILLGGLERMRVWRLAFRSLPMRGRSA, from the coding sequence ATGGCCAGTCCAACGCTCCGCAAGCGAACCAGGCATGTGAGGGCGCGCCCTGTCGGCCCCGCCGCCCCGACGCCCGTGCCCGCCGTCGAGCCTCGGCGCGAGATGGCGGCCGGCCGCCGCATCGCTTCCAACTTCGCCTTCCTGAGCCTGGCGGAGCTCGTCTGCCGCGGGACGTCCGTGGTGGTCACGCTGTCGCTCGCGCAGCGGCTGGGCAAGGAAGGCTACGGCAGGATCGAGTTCGCCTTCAATATCGTGTTCTGGTTGGTCCTGCTGATCCGCGATAGCAGCGACGTCATGGCGGCGCGGGAGCTGTCCCGCCACCCCCGCCTGATCAAGCCGCTGGTCGACCATGTGCTGGCGATCAAGGGTCTTTTCTCGCTCGTTCTCTTCAGCGGCCTGGCATTGGTCGGGGCCGTGAGCCTGAAAGACCCCGGAGACTGGTACGTTTTGTCGCTGTACGGCCTGATGCTGTTCACCACGGCGAGCGGCCTCGACTTCGTGTATCGCGGCACCGAATGCATGGGTCTGCTGGCCGTCTCGCTGTCGCTGCGGACTTCGATCTACGCGATCGGGGCCCTGGCGTGGGTCAAGGATCCGTCGCGGATCCTGTGGGTCCCGATCTGGCTCGCGGTCGGCGAGGCGAGCGGCATCGCGCTGGTCTGGCTGCACTATCTGAAGACGTACCGCATGCCCCGGCCGCGGCTGGGGCTCCGGTTCGTCGGCCTGATCCTCCAGCGCGGCCGGACGGTTTGCCTGATCCAGCTTTCGCAGGCGGTGATCAGCACGGCGGATTTCCTGGTCGTCGGCTTCTTGAGCACCTGGTCGGAGCTGGGGTTGTATGCCGCCCCACACCGCCTGGTGACTGCCATCTTGACCTTCGGCCTCATCTTCCAGCAGGCCGCATTCCCGACGCTCTCGCGCCTCTGGCGACAGACGGCCTGCGTGGGGCGGACGGCCCTGGACCTCCTGGTCGAGGTGCAGGTCACGGTGCTGGTCCCGGTCGCCGTGGGCGGCACGATCCTTGCCGAGCCGATCGTCCGCGCGTTCCTTCCGTCGGACTACGACGGGGCGGGCCTGCTGCTGGCGATGGGGATCTGGCGGGCTCCCCTGCTGATCCTCGCGTTCCTCTACCAGACCGCCCTGATCGCCCTGAACCGGGAGATCGCCGGGGTGCGGTCGCTCGTGCTCGCGGCGATGGGGATCGGGCCGCTGGTGATGGTCATGCGGCTGAAGTTCGGCCTCCCAGGTGCACTCGCGGCGGTGTTGTTGCTGGGCCTGGCGCTGGTGGCGGCCGGCTTCGCGAGCCTGGCCAGGGAGGGCCGGCAGCCGGCCTGGCACCACCACCTGGCGAGGCCCGTGGCGGCATCGCTGGCGATGATCCCGGCGTGCCTGCTGCTCCGCGGGCAGCACATCGCCCTCGCGGTATTCGGCGGTGCGCTCGCCTATTGTGCGGTCTGGATCCTGCTCGGCGGGCTGGAACGGATGCGGGTCTGGCGGCTGGCCTTTCGGTCGCTGCCCATGAGGGGGCGGTCGGCCTGA
- a CDS encoding substrate-binding domain-containing protein — protein sequence MASLDARVISQPVDLAIARGVPDVVIDSGLESAGPVSYISTDNDRGGAVAARRLGELLGGVGRVVLVRYAVGSQSTEGRERGFTETIAREFPKVILLSDAEHAGATAEDARRSVAGLLARFGGQIDGIFCTNESSTAGAMAALEASWPPAKGR from the coding sequence GTGGCCTCGCTCGACGCGAGGGTCATTTCGCAACCGGTGGACCTGGCCATTGCGAGGGGCGTCCCGGACGTGGTCATCGATTCCGGGCTCGAGTCGGCCGGCCCGGTCAGCTACATCTCGACCGACAACGACCGGGGCGGCGCCGTGGCCGCCCGTCGGTTGGGAGAGCTGCTCGGCGGCGTCGGCAGGGTGGTCCTGGTGCGTTACGCGGTCGGGTCGCAGAGCACGGAGGGGCGGGAGCGGGGGTTCACCGAGACCATTGCGCGCGAATTCCCGAAGGTCATCCTCCTGTCGGACGCGGAGCATGCCGGCGCGACCGCAGAGGACGCACGCCGGTCCGTGGCGGGGCTGCTCGCCCGGTTCGGCGGGCAGATCGACGGCATCTTCTGCACCAACGAGTCGAGCACCGCCGGCGCCATGGCGGCGCTGGAGGCGTCATGGCCGCCCGCGAAAGGGCGATGA
- a CDS encoding glycosyltransferase family 4 protein, whose product MKFSMVTTFFGGHSFGGDAAYVDRLSQALCRRGHEVHVYYCVDSFNAVRGNHPLREYTPPEGLHLHPLESGYGMLSPLATQATGQPLFKSRILREALEDPTTDVIHFHNVSLVGGPGLLAMGRKTNAARIMTAHEHWLICPMHLLWKYDRKPCDGPSCVRCSLAGGRPPQAWRYTGAIRRGLRQLDALLFPSTHALDEHRKRGIGKDVPLVHFPYFLPDEWSRGIEDEERATSGRPYLAAAGRLVAMKGFQRLIPLMRYLPEVDLRIAGTGPYEETLKLLAAGLPNVHFEGLLGGAKLARLFRSARAVVVPSLFPETFGYVVLEAFAVGTPVVVHEGGGALLETGVLSGGGLGYRSDGEMLLAMRRVVHDEALRSELAARGYARRIGEWSEGDHIHRYFELIRRLRGGSRDAAVYRPHGAGVGAAGPRRVPAGWDIKERAN is encoded by the coding sequence TTGAAGTTCTCCATGGTGACGACGTTCTTCGGCGGTCACAGCTTCGGCGGGGATGCCGCCTACGTCGACCGCCTCTCGCAGGCCCTCTGCCGCCGGGGGCACGAGGTCCACGTTTACTACTGCGTCGATTCTTTCAACGCGGTCCGGGGCAACCACCCGCTGCGCGAGTACACCCCGCCGGAAGGCCTGCACCTCCACCCCCTCGAGAGCGGCTATGGCATGCTGTCGCCCCTGGCGACCCAGGCGACGGGCCAGCCGCTGTTCAAGTCGAGGATCCTCCGCGAGGCCCTCGAGGATCCGACTACGGACGTGATCCACTTCCACAACGTCTCCCTCGTCGGCGGCCCCGGCCTCCTCGCGATGGGCAGGAAGACGAATGCCGCGCGGATCATGACGGCGCACGAGCACTGGCTCATCTGCCCGATGCACCTGCTCTGGAAGTACGACCGCAAGCCCTGCGACGGCCCGAGTTGCGTCCGCTGCAGCCTGGCCGGCGGGCGGCCTCCCCAGGCATGGCGGTACACCGGGGCCATCCGCCGCGGCCTGAGGCAGCTCGACGCCCTGCTCTTCCCCTCGACCCATGCGCTGGATGAGCACAGGAAGCGGGGCATCGGCAAAGACGTGCCGCTGGTCCACTTCCCCTACTTCCTGCCGGACGAGTGGTCGCGGGGGATCGAGGATGAGGAGCGGGCGACGAGCGGACGACCCTACCTGGCGGCGGCCGGGCGGCTGGTGGCGATGAAGGGCTTCCAGAGGCTCATCCCGCTCATGCGCTACCTGCCGGAGGTGGACCTGCGGATCGCCGGCACGGGGCCCTACGAGGAGACGCTGAAACTGCTGGCGGCGGGCCTGCCGAACGTCCACTTCGAGGGCCTGCTGGGCGGCGCAAAGCTGGCCCGGCTGTTTCGCAGCGCCAGGGCCGTCGTCGTGCCCTCGCTCTTCCCCGAGACCTTCGGCTACGTCGTCCTCGAGGCTTTCGCCGTGGGGACGCCGGTGGTCGTGCACGAGGGCGGCGGCGCGTTGCTGGAGACCGGCGTGCTCAGCGGCGGCGGCCTCGGCTACCGGAGCGATGGCGAGATGCTGCTGGCGATGCGGCGAGTCGTCCACGACGAGGCCCTTCGCAGTGAGCTCGCCGCCCGCGGCTACGCGCGGCGGATCGGCGAGTGGTCGGAGGGCGACCACATCCACCGCTATTTCGAGCTCATCCGCCGCCTCCGCGGGGGCTCGCGAGACGCGGCGGTCTACCGGCCCCATGGCGCGGGAGTCGGGGCCGCCGGCCCCCGACGGGTTCCGGCCGGCTGGGACATCAAGGAGAGGGCCAATTGA
- a CDS encoding sodium:solute symporter family transporter: protein MTTSLVIAAGEGPLIKIGPLDIVIIAIYFLVVLGIGVYLKKYVSTGEDFFMAGRKMTAWIAGLSFISANLSSLETMGWSAMAYQYGMLGAHAYLIGAIPAILFLAIVMMPFYYICKTHSVPGYLMLRYGTGASALAGISFALLTVLVSGASMFAMAKILHLLLGWNMTLSIWVSSLTVAVYVTLGGLISAVFNEVLQYFLIWFGSLLIPILGLIDAGGWNAMMRKIQENVPIIHPSVGNADFRSLWRNLGSFDSNPMGIDWFGMVFGLGLAVSFGYWCTDFLQVQRVIVAKDLRSAQNGTIIGAVLKMLVPLIVTIPGLLGLAVLLNSDGSPVVLVPESDPRANITHRTFNDVLPLLMGRYLGPGLLGLGVTAMIAGFMSGMAGNVSAFATVWTYDVYRPLINRKASDAHYLSMGRWCSLLGVLMSIGTAYALFYFSNILEFLQVLIFFFIVPLFGVVIMGMLWKRATPVAAFVAFLTAMIFSLGMWVFVHTFPAGFRPPPRAELAAGSVVRVETAKSGDAERITRVFVEKGAVRTTNIALTEERGERTIPPRVEAQGKEVAVGLLAPDIVVSGTERRDKFGVEAVPVVLSPDVKVDSTEVSQGFNPAEFNPDHVQYIARSRMAKPMAVNVYSAFWTLVVCVVVLLAVTPFTEPKPDEELRDLVMGLTSVPYEGPCPWYKHPYLWATLVAAALVTINVIFW from the coding sequence ATGACGACGAGCCTGGTGATCGCGGCCGGCGAGGGCCCGCTGATCAAGATCGGTCCTCTCGACATCGTGATCATCGCCATCTATTTCCTCGTGGTGCTCGGGATCGGCGTCTACCTGAAGAAGTATGTAAGCACCGGTGAAGATTTCTTCATGGCCGGGCGGAAGATGACCGCGTGGATCGCCGGCCTGAGCTTCATCTCCGCCAACCTGAGCTCGCTGGAGACGATGGGCTGGTCGGCCATGGCCTACCAGTACGGGATGCTCGGCGCGCATGCCTACCTGATCGGGGCCATCCCGGCGATCCTCTTCCTCGCGATCGTCATGATGCCCTTCTATTACATCTGCAAGACGCACTCGGTGCCGGGCTACCTGATGCTGCGGTACGGCACCGGGGCCAGCGCCCTGGCGGGGATCTCGTTCGCGCTACTGACCGTGCTGGTGAGCGGGGCCAGCATGTTCGCCATGGCGAAGATCCTCCACCTGCTGCTCGGCTGGAACATGACGCTGAGCATCTGGGTGTCGTCGCTGACGGTCGCGGTCTACGTGACGCTGGGCGGCCTGATCTCGGCCGTCTTCAACGAGGTGCTCCAGTACTTCCTGATCTGGTTCGGGTCGCTCCTGATCCCGATCCTCGGCCTGATCGACGCCGGGGGTTGGAACGCGATGATGCGGAAGATCCAGGAAAACGTGCCGATCATCCACCCGTCGGTCGGGAACGCCGACTTCCGCAGCCTCTGGCGCAACCTGGGCTCCTTCGACTCCAACCCGATGGGCATCGACTGGTTCGGGATGGTCTTCGGCCTGGGCCTGGCGGTGAGCTTCGGCTACTGGTGCACGGACTTCCTCCAGGTCCAGCGCGTGATCGTCGCCAAGGACCTCCGGTCGGCCCAGAACGGGACGATCATCGGCGCGGTCCTCAAGATGCTGGTGCCGCTGATCGTGACGATCCCCGGCCTGCTCGGGCTGGCGGTGCTGCTCAACTCGGACGGCTCCCCGGTCGTCCTGGTCCCCGAGAGCGACCCGCGGGCGAACATCACCCACCGGACCTTCAACGACGTGCTCCCCCTCCTGATGGGCCGCTACCTGGGGCCGGGGCTGCTCGGCCTCGGCGTGACCGCGATGATCGCGGGCTTCATGTCGGGCATGGCCGGGAATGTGAGCGCCTTCGCCACGGTCTGGACGTACGACGTCTACCGCCCCCTGATCAACCGCAAGGCGAGCGACGCGCATTACCTGAGCATGGGGCGATGGTGCTCGCTGCTGGGCGTGCTCATGTCGATCGGGACGGCGTACGCCCTGTTCTACTTCTCGAACATCCTGGAATTCCTCCAGGTGCTGATCTTCTTCTTCATCGTGCCGCTGTTCGGCGTGGTGATCATGGGGATGCTCTGGAAGAGGGCCACGCCCGTCGCGGCGTTCGTCGCATTCCTGACGGCCATGATCTTCTCGCTCGGGATGTGGGTCTTCGTCCATACGTTCCCGGCCGGCTTCCGGCCGCCCCCAAGGGCCGAGCTGGCCGCCGGATCCGTCGTGCGCGTCGAGACGGCAAAATCCGGCGATGCCGAGCGGATCACGAGGGTCTTCGTCGAGAAGGGGGCGGTTCGCACGACGAACATCGCGCTGACGGAAGAGCGAGGGGAGAGGACCATCCCGCCTCGGGTCGAGGCCCAGGGGAAGGAGGTGGCGGTTGGCCTGCTCGCCCCGGATATCGTCGTGTCCGGGACCGAACGGAGGGACAAGTTCGGGGTGGAGGCCGTGCCCGTGGTGCTGTCTCCGGACGTGAAGGTGGACTCGACCGAGGTGAGTCAGGGATTCAACCCGGCGGAGTTCAACCCGGATCACGTCCAGTACATCGCCCGGTCGAGGATGGCAAAGCCAATGGCGGTGAACGTCTATAGCGCCTTCTGGACCCTGGTCGTCTGCGTGGTGGTGCTCCTCGCCGTCACGCCCTTCACCGAGCCGAAGCCCGATGAGGAGCTTCGGGACCTCGTCATGGGGCTGACGTCAGTCCCGTATGAGGGCCCCTGCCCCTGGTACAAGCACCCGTATCTCTGGGCAACGCTCGTCGCGGCGGCCCTGGTGACGATCAACGTGATCTTCTGGTGA